The following nucleotide sequence is from Streptomyces pactum.
TGGAGGAGGGGCCGGGCAAGGCCAAGTTCCGCTGAACACAGGCGCGTTGAGGGCACGCGGGGGCGCACGGGGTGACCCGTTGGCGCCCCCGCGTGCCTCGTGCGGGGGAATTCCGTCCTCCGGCGATCGGTGCTCCCGCGGCCGGGTCCGGTACGCTTAGCGATCATCCGTACGCGTGGTGTCATGGCTGGTCGGGCGGTGTTTCCGGCCCGGTCGGGCCCGTTCGCGTACGTCGGATTCCGGTGGACGAGGGGCGTGGCCACGGTGCGGGTGAATCCCGTGGTTCCGCTCCGGAGGGCGGGTGGGACAGCCATCATGGGGGGGCATGGCGGGCTTGGAGGGAATGGAGCAGCCGCGGCAACGAGCGGTCACGCCACCGGCCCGGTGCGGGGCGCCGCCCGCCGAGGCGGAGGCGGTGCCCGAGGAGTTCGCCCGGTGGGGCGACCCGACGGCGGGGGAGGTGCGGCTGCCCTCCCGGCCGGAGTCGGCGGGCAGTGCGCGGCGGCTGACCGAGGCGGTCGCCCAGCGGCTGTGGCAGCTCTCTCCGGAGCTGACCGAGTACGCCGTGCTGCTGGTGTCCGAGCTGGTGGGCAACGCGGTGCGGCACACCGGGGCCCGCAGCGTCGGGCTGCGGATGCACCGGCGCCGGGGCTGGATCCGGGTGGAGGTGCGCGACCCCTCGCGGGGGCTGCCGTGCCTGATGCCGGTGCGTGAGATGGACACCACCGGCCGCGGCCTGTACCTGGTGAACAAGCTGTCCGACCGGTGGGGCGTCGACCTGCTGCCGCGCGGCAAGACCACCTGGTTCGAGATGCGGGTGACCGAGCGCTGATACGCGAAGAGGCCCCTGGAGCCGTCGGGATGTGACGGTGGCGGGGCCTCTTGTGCGTGCCCGGATCCAAGGGGGTGGTGATCCGTGGCGGATGACGACCGAGCCCGGGTCAAGGGGGTCGCGGGAACGACTATCGCAGACGGGATGCCCGGCTTTCAAAGTGAGATCCCATGTCTTACAGTCACCATTCGGACATTTCGCCGCTGAATCCAAGGTGAGATGTGCCACCCACCTCATTAATGGTTGGCGATCAACGAGTCCGGCTTATGTTTATGCGGTTACAGCAATATGTGCCGCATGTGTGGCCAACCTTGCGGCACGGTGTCGGGAGGTGCCCGGGAGGCGGTGGCCCGGGGGGTGTGCCACTGGTGTGGACCGCCCCGGGATTTCTTTCACCCCGGTGGGTGCTTGGCATGTCCCCGTCGAAAGTCCACTCTGGGGGTGACGCTACGCGCGTCATGTCCCGTTCGACATCACCGGGAGCCCCCCATGGAAGCCCACGGAACGGAAGCGCACCCCACCCCACCGGGCGGACCGCGACGCCCCGCCCCCTCCCCCCGCGGCCTGCTGCGCCGCGGGGCCGGCCTCGGCGCGGCGGCGTTCGGCCTCACCGCCGCCGACACCGCGTCCGCCGCCGGCCCCGCGTCCCCCGCGGGCCGGGTCGGCGCGGCCACCACCTACCCCACCACCCACTGGATTCCGGCCAGCACGGCCAACTACACCGTCTCCAGCCGGCCGACCTCGTACCCGATCGACTTCGTGATCGTGCACATCACCCAGGAGACCTTCCAGGACGCCATGCGCATCTTCCAGGACCCCGCGCGCAAGGTGTCCTCGCACTACATGGTCGCCTCGGCCGACGGCTACATCGGGCAGTTCGTGCGGGAGAAGGACATCGCCTGGCATGCCGGCAACTGGAACTACAACACCCGCAGCATCGGCATCGAGCACGAGGGCTGGGTGGACCGGCCCGAGTACTTCACCGACGCCATGTACCGGGCCTCCGCCCGGCTGACCGCCGCCATCTGCACCCGCTACCGCATCCCGCGGACCCGTACCCGCATCATCGGGCACTCCGAGGTGCCCGGGGCCACCCACACCGACCCCGGCCCGCTGTGGGACTGGAACCGCTACATGTCCCTGGTCAACTCCTACTGACCGCCGCCCCCGCCCGGTCCGGCGTGCCCCGACGGCTCTGCCGGACCGCCGGACCGGGTCGCTACGCTGTGCGGGTCCGACATGCACAACGAAGGGGTGGCCCAGTGACCGACATCGAGACGGCCAGGAAGACGTTCGAGCGCTTCGACGCCAACGGGGACGGCCTGATCTCCGCGGCCGAGTACAAGAGCCTCATGGCGCAGCTGGGGGACCCGTACGTCACGGAGACCGTCGCCCAGGCCGTGATCAACGCGCACGACGCCAACGGCGACGGCCTGCTGAACTTCGAGGAGTTCTGGGCCTCCCGCAACAAGAGCGCCCAGGCCTGAGCCGTCCCGGCCGGCGGCGACCG
It contains:
- a CDS encoding ATP-binding protein, with protein sequence MAGLEGMEQPRQRAVTPPARCGAPPAEAEAVPEEFARWGDPTAGEVRLPSRPESAGSARRLTEAVAQRLWQLSPELTEYAVLLVSELVGNAVRHTGARSVGLRMHRRRGWIRVEVRDPSRGLPCLMPVREMDTTGRGLYLVNKLSDRWGVDLLPRGKTTWFEMRVTER
- a CDS encoding N-acetylmuramoyl-L-alanine amidase — encoded protein: MEAHGTEAHPTPPGGPRRPAPSPRGLLRRGAGLGAAAFGLTAADTASAAGPASPAGRVGAATTYPTTHWIPASTANYTVSSRPTSYPIDFVIVHITQETFQDAMRIFQDPARKVSSHYMVASADGYIGQFVREKDIAWHAGNWNYNTRSIGIEHEGWVDRPEYFTDAMYRASARLTAAICTRYRIPRTRTRIIGHSEVPGATHTDPGPLWDWNRYMSLVNSY
- a CDS encoding EF-hand domain-containing protein — its product is MTDIETARKTFERFDANGDGLISAAEYKSLMAQLGDPYVTETVAQAVINAHDANGDGLLNFEEFWASRNKSAQA